A window of the Aspergillus flavus chromosome 6, complete sequence genome harbors these coding sequences:
- a CDS encoding chitin synthesis regulation, congo red resistance, RCR protein: MVTYCRDRWGNIYRCRSSWHNWGRWVLLAVIIVVALIAFFFYACLSARKRRRHGQRPIYGTGWIPGTQPPPGQWQQQQYPSQPPPAPPGYQPSTEHGYGQNYGSNQGYFGQQQYGSELQQPPNAYARDGVYSPPAGPPPGHPK; the protein is encoded by the exons ATGGTCACATA TTGCCGCGACCGGTGGGGGAACATCTATCGGTGTCGGTCGTCATGGCATAACTGGGGTCGTTGGGTCTTACTGGCCGTCATCATCGTAGTAGCCTTgatagccttcttcttttacgC ATGTCTCTCGGCTCGTAAACGCCGTCGCCACGGTCAACGACCCATCTACGGCACCGGCTGGATCCCAGGCACACAGCCTCCGCCAGGCCAatggcagcaacagcaataTCCATCTCAACCACCACCTGCGCCGCCGGGATACCAACCGTCCACCGAGCATGGATACGGGCAGAATTACGGTTCAAACCAAGGGTACTTTGGTCAGCAGCAGTACGGATCCGAGCTACAGCAGCCACCGAACGCATATGCGCGAGACGGCGTATACTCACCCCCCGCGGGACCACCGCCGGGTCATCCGAAGTAG
- a CDS encoding putative MFS peptide transporter, with the protein MSLAGGQNVVDDAIAARGPGEVLDSVVNGPAGFDAEKQAYEVTATATSSVDSDEYPEPTPEEQSALRKVADNLPIVSYSLCLVEFAERASYFGAQTVFSNFIEFPLPKGGNGAGAPPRGTQETAGGLGMGLQASSGLVLLFAFLAYILPILGGWWADVHVGRYKAICVGVLICGIAHLIQIFGALPSVLQKGTAHSAPPFIISLLTLALGAGIFKPNIAPTILDQHRNKKAYTKVLKSGEKVIVDPELTSSRTMLIFYGVVNVGAFYMLATTYAEKYVGYWLAFLLAGIIYFLLPVVLALAYKRTHKQPPSGNSDLNNAVKIISMALRRNKFRVWRKNFFDAARPSVLAAEGIQVEWTDKLVDDVRRTLVATEVFFYFPIYNINDGGIGSVASNQGASMTTNGAPNDLLNNFNALTIIVATPVLSYILYPLLLRYNIKFGRISRITFGFVLAMISGVIGAIVQWRVYKTSPCGYYASSCDAGVSPLLIWWQLPNVILGALSELFCNVTAYELAYARAPPSMRGLVMAIFLFTTALSSALGEVLIPVTQDPYLIWIWGAPAVALAVQTILFWFRFRSLNHDKFMIEEKDYVDTTLTTKSERAGKEL; encoded by the exons ATGT CTCTCGCAGGCGGACAAAATGTCGTCGACGATGCCATTGCCGCTCGGGGACCGGGTGAGGTCCTGGACTCGGTGGTCAATGGGCCGGCCGGGTTCGACGCCGAGAAACAGGCCTATGAAGTAACGGCCACAGCCACCAGTTCAGTGGACAGTGATGAATATCCTGAGCCGACACCAGAAGAGCAAAGCGCCCTCCGCAAAGTCGCGGACAACCTGCCGATCGTGTCCTACTCGCTATGCCTGGTTGAATTCGCGGAGCGAGCCTCCTACTTCGGTGCTCAGActgtcttctccaacttTATTGAATTTCCTCTACCGAAAG GCGGGAATGGCGCGGGTGCTCCACCGCGTGGCACGCAGGAGACTGCTGGAGGGTTGGGAATGGGCTTGCAGGCCAGTTCCGGACTGGTGTTGCTGTTCGCCTTTTTGGCCTATATACTTCCCATTCTGGGAGGATG GTGGGCCGACGTTCATGTCGGTCGATACAAGGCCATTTGTGTAGGTGTCCTGATCTGCGGTATCGCGCACTTGATCCAGATCTTTGGTGCCCTTCCATCTGTCCTGCAGAAGGGCACGGCGCATTCGGCGCCTCCATTCATCATCAGTCTGCTGACCCTGGCGCTTGGCGCTGGGATATTCAAGCCAAACATTGCACCGACCATCCTGGACCAACATCGGAACAAGAAGGCCTATACCAAAGTGCTCAAATCCGGGGAGAAAGTGATTGTGGACCCCGAACTGACCAGTAGCCGCACCATGCTGATCTTCTACGGGGTGGTCAACGTTGGTGCTTTTTATATGCTCGCTACCACGTACGCGGAGAAGTATGTGGGCTACTGGCTTGCGTTCCTGTTAGCGGGCATTATCTACTTCCTTTTGCCCGTGGTGCTGGCGTTGGCTTACAAGAGAACTCACAAGCAGCCACCGAGTGGAAATTCCGATCTGAACAACGCCGTGAAGATCATCTCTATGGCACTGCGGCGCAACAAGTTTCGAGTCTGGCGCAAGAACTTCTTTGACGCAGCGCGACCGAGCGTCTTGGCCGCGGAGGGCATCCAAGTGGAATGGACCGACAAGCTAGTGGATGACGTTCGTCGGACCTTGG TCGCAACGGAAGTGTTCTTCTACTTCCCCATCTACAACATCAACGACGGCGGTATTGGCTCAGTCGCAAGTAACCAAGGCGCCTCCATGACGACAAACGGAGCTCCAAATGACCTGTTGAACAACTTCAACGCCCTGACCATCATTGTCGCGACACCTGTGCTGAGCTACATTCTCTACCCCCTGCTATTGCGCTACAACATCAAGTTTGGGCGCATCAGCCGCATCACCTTCGGCTTTGTCCTGGCCATGATCTCGGGGGTGATCGGTGCCATCGTCCAGTGGCGCGTGTACAAGACCTCACCCTGCGGGTACTACGCCTCATCCTGCGACGCGGGCGTCAGTCCGCTCCTGATCTGGTGGCAGCTCCCGAATGTCATTCTGGGTGCCCTGTCGGAGCTCTTCTGCAACGTCACGGCGTATGAACTGGCGTATGCGCGCGCTCCTCCTTCCATGCGCGGGCTAGTGATGGCCATCTTCCTGTTCACCACAGCGCTGTCCAGTGCGCTGGGTGAGGTCCTCATCCCCGTCACGCAGGACCCTTATTTAATTTGGATTTGGGGCGCACCAGCAGTAGCGCTGGCCGTCCAGACCATTTTGTTTTGGTTCCGGTTCCGCTCGCTGAATCATGATAAATTTATGATTGAGGAAAAGGATTATGTTGATACCACGCTCACAACGAAGAGTGAACGGGCGGGCAAGGAGTTGTAA
- a CDS encoding N amino acid transport system protein: protein MASKAFLEEEGRSDEERQCAIKGDAHFHRLGWKRLTVVSIVEGIALGSLGLPYAFATLGMVAGVIMTIGIGFVAMYASYNIGQVKLKYPEIAHYADVGRLLLGNLGSKIFIASFVCLLIFVVGSHCLTGAIAFKTITQSDVCSVVFSITSAAILLILAIPPAFADVAILGYIDFASIILAIGVTMIATGVQNANGSGGFNVGLAAWSPWPKEGITFAEAIVSTNSIVFAYSFGGCLPSFMEEMHTPEDYVKTLWWLGGIQIVIYTLTGSLIYAFVGQEVQSPALLSAGPVISRVVFGIALPVIFISGSINTTVVCRYIHGKVYRNSVVRYINTPRGWITWLGLVLFVTILAWVIAEAIPVFSELLSIISSLFVSGLSFYLPPVIWYVLLREGAWYEKHNLKTAMYNLVVFIVGMIVFGCGTYASIAELVHKFESNSIGKPFTCSA from the exons ATGGCCAGCAAGGCCTTCCTCGAGGAAGAGGGCCGCTCGGATGAAGAGAGGCAATGTGCCATTAAAGGAGACGCGCACTTCCATCGCCTCGGTTGGAAACGGCTTACTGTCGTTTCCATAGTCGAGGGCATTGCTCTTGGGAGCTTGGGCTTACCTTATGCATTCGCCACTCTTGGCATGGTTGCAGGGGTGATCATGACAATCGGTATCGGCTTTGTTGCGATGTATGCAAGCTACAACATTGGACAGGTAAAGCTCAAGTACCCTGAGATCGCTCATTATGCAGATGTCGGGCGGCTACTTCTGGGAAACCTTGGATCGAAGATCTTTATAGCTAGTTTCGTTTGCCTGCTGATATTCGTTGTTGGATCCCACTGCTTGACCGGTGCCATCGCCTTTAAAACCATCACACAAAGTGACGTGTGCTCGGTCGTCTTTAGCATCACGTCTGCTGCAATATTGCTGATACTTGCGATTCCCCCGGCATTTGCAGATGTCGCCATATTAGGCTACATTGACTTTGCCTCGATCATTCTAGCGATAGGGGTCACGATGATAGCCACTGGGGTTCAAAATGCGAACGGTTCCGGTGGGTTTAATGTCGGTCTTGCTGCTTGGTCGCCGTGGCCAAAGGAAGGAATCACTTTCGCAGAGGCTATCGTATCCACCAACAGTATTGTATTCGCCTATTCCTTCGGTGGCTGCTTACCATCGTTCATGGAAGAAATGCACACCCCAGAGGACTACGTCAAGACCCTCTGGTGGCTCGGAGGCATTCAAATCGTTATTTATACTCTAACAGGCTCGCTTATCTACGCATTCGTGGGACAGGAGGTGCAGTCCCCTGCTCTACTGTCAGCAGGTCCTGTTATCTCAAGGGTCGTTTTCGGTATCGCGCTTCCAGTGATCTTCATCTCGGGCTCGATCAACACCACGGTGGTCTGTCGGTATATCCACGGAAAGGTATATCGCAACTCAGTTGTCCGGTACATCAATACCCCAAGAGGCTGGATTACATGGCTTGGACTTGTGCTTTTCGTTACCATTCTCGCGTGGGTTATTGCCGAGGCCATCCCTGTCTTCTCTGAGCTACTATCTATCATTTCATCACTATTCGTTTCGGGCTTATCCTTCTATCTCCCACCAGTCATATGGTACGTTCTTCTTAGGGAGGGTGCATGGTACGAAAAGCACAACTTGAAGACTGCTATGTACAATCTCGTGGTGTTTATTGTTGGGATGATCGTCTTTGGATGCGGCACGTACGCCAGCATTGCCGAGCTA GTTCATAAGTTCGAGTCAAATTCCATTGGGAAACCATTCACGTGTTCTGCTTGA
- a CDS encoding sugar transport protein produces MWTTTCGFRGRKLRLAITVTAVLGFSLFGYDQGLMSGIIAGTEFTKEFKPLYIPEDATAAYSQHVSVLQGAVTACYELGCFFGAIFTMMFGERIGRTPLLVAGGIIMAVGALISTVSFGPHWGLGQFVIGRVISGLGNGMDTATIPVWQSECSKAHNRGFLVCFEGAIIAVGTFVAYWIDFGLSYVDSSVQWRFPVAFQILFAVFVTAGALMLPESPRWFVMRGYDKEACEVLGALSDLPADSEEVLADFNLMKADLAATEDSKAGWKTLFTFGKTQEFQRMMIGCSGQFFQQFTGCNAAIYYSTLLFENNLHLEKRLSLIMGGVFATVYALATIPSFFMIEKVGRRKLFLIGFAGQGLSFIITMGCLIKDTSENAKGAAVGIFLFIVFFAFTTLPLPWIYPPEINPLRTRTMAASASTCTNWICNFAVVMFTPVFSNASPWGIYLFFALVNFTAIPFAWFFYCETAGRALEEIDIIFAKAHVEGKWAYQIADTLPKLTPEQMSQMATELGLDVSTQPVAYGAEKAELALSSGESQEKQTAN; encoded by the coding sequence ATGTGGACAACCACCTGTGGCTTTCGGGGCCGAAAGCTCCGTTTAGCCATCACCGTCACTGCCGTCCTCGGGTTCTCGCTCTTCGGTTACGATCAGGGTCTGATGTCCGGTATTATCGCCGGTACTGAGTTTACGAAAGAGTTCAAACCGCTATACATCCCCGAGGACGCCACCGCTGCCTACTCACAACATGTCTCGGTCCTCCAAGGTGCGGTCACGGCTTGCTATGAACTTGGATGTTTCTTCGGTGCCATTTTCACCATGATGTTCGGTGAGCGGATTGGTCGTACACCTTTGCTAGTGGCTGGTGGTATTATTATGGCTGTCGGTGCCTTGATCTCCACCGTTTCTTTCGGTCCTCACTGGGGTCTGGGCCAATTCGTTATTGGTCGTGTGATTTCAGGTCTTGGAAACGGTATGGATACTGCTACGATTCCAGTTTGGCAGTCGGAATGTTCTAAGGCCCATAACCGTGGTTTCCTTGTCTGTTTCGAAGGTGCCATTATCGCCGTTGGCACGTTTGTCGCCTACTGGATTGATTTCGGTCTCTCATATGTGGATTCCTCGGTTCAGTGGCGGTTCCCCGTGGCCTTCCAGATTCTCTTTGCCGTCTTCGTGACTGCCGGCGCTCTTATGCTGCCCGAGTCTCCTCGATGGTTTGTTATGCGGGGATATGATAAGGAAGCTTGCGAGGTGCTCGGTGCTCTTAGCGATCTTCCTGCCGATTCGGAGGAGGTGCTCGCCGATTTCAACCTGATGAAGGCTGACCTTGCTGCTACCGAGGATAGCAAGGCCGGTTGGAAAACACTCTTTACCTTTGGCAAGACCCAAGAGTTCCAGCGTATGATGATTGGTTGCTCTGGCCAGTTCTTCCAACAATTCACTGGATGCAACGCCGCTATCTACTACTCTACCCTGTTGTTCGAGAACAACCTGCACTTGGAGAAACGTCTCTCTTTGATTATGGGTGGTGTCTTTGCTACCGTCTACGCCCTTGCTACtattccttctttctttatgATTGAGAAGGTCGGTCGTCGCAAGCTGTTCTTGATTGGTTTTGCGGGTCAGGGTCTCAGTTTCATTATTACTATGGGCTGCCTGATCAAGGACACCTCGGAGAACGCCAAAGGTGCTGCCGTtggtatcttcctcttcattgTCTTTTTCGCCTTCACGACTCTCCCCTTGCCCTGGATCTACCCTCCCGAGATCAACCCGCTCCGTACCCGTACTATGGCTGCCTCTGCCTCCACTTGCACCAACTGGATTTGCAACTTTGCCGTCGTCATGTTCACGCCTGTCTTTTCCAATGCCAGTCCCTGGGGTATTTACCTCTTCTTTGCCCTGGTCAACTTCACCGCCATTCCTTTCGCCTGGTTTTTCTACTGTGAGACTGCTGGCCGTGcgctggaggagattgacATTATCTTTGCGAAGGCCCACGTGGAAGGCAAATGGGCTTACCAGATCGCCGACACCCTGCCCAAGCTCACCCCCGAACAGATGTCTCAGATGGCGACCGAGCTGGGCTTGGATGTGTCGACGCAGCCCGTCGCCTATGGCGCTGAGAAGGCTGAGCTTGCTCTCAGCAGTGGCGAGAGCCAGGAAAAACAGACTGCTAATTAG
- a CDS encoding fungal chitosanase of glycosyl hydrolase group 75-domain-containing protein — MPRYKRVNYFEHKSRYQRISVFNNKQSIIDNLSTSSKMHFAGIVAIALATGATAYDLPENLKQIYEKHKSGKCSKELQGGYDNGHSHDGKSFSYCGDIPNAIYLHSSKNGGQYADMDIDCDGANRHAGKCSNDHSGQGETRWKDEVQKLGIDDLDANIHPYVVFGNENDDGDDPEFDPRKHGMEPLSVMAVVCNKKLFYGIWGDTNGHTATGEASLSMAELCFPEEDPSGDSGHEPNDVLYIGFTGKEAVPGKSADWKADSTESFEESIKELGDKLVAGLKA; from the exons ATGCCCAGGTATAAAAGGGTCAACTACTTCGAACATAAATCAAGATATCAGAGGATTTCCGTCTTCAATAACAAACAGTCAATAATTGATAATTTATCAACTTCATCAAAGATGCACTTCGCGGGAATCGTCGCTATTGCGCTGGCAACTGGTGCTACTGCGTATGATCTACCAGAGAATCTGAAGCAGATCTACGAGAAGCATAAG AGCGGAAAGTGCTCCAAAGAACTGCAGGGTGGCTACGACAATGGTCATTCCCATGATGGGAAGTCCTTCTCCTACTGTGGCGATATCCCCAACGCGATCTATCTTCATTCGTCGAAGAATGGAGGCCAATATGCGGATATGGACATTGACTGTGATGGAGCGAATAGACACGCTGGCAAGTGCTCCAATGATCACTCCGGTCAGGGTGAAACCCGCTGGAAGGATGAGGTTCAGAAGCTTGGGATTGATGACTTGGATGCAAACATCCACCCATATGTGGTCTTTGGAAATGAGAAcgatgatggcgatgacCCAGAATTTGATCCACGCAAACACGGAATGGAGCCATTGAGTGTAATGGCTGTTGTCTGCAACAAAAAGCTG TTCTATGGTATTTGGGGCGATACCAATGGCCATACTGCAACCGGAGAAGCTTCTCTTTCGATGGCAGAACTCTGCTTCCCTGAGGAGGACCCCTCTGGGGACAGTGGCCATGAGCCGAATGATGTTCTCTACATTGGTTTCACTGGTAAAGAGGCGGTTCCTGGAAAGAGCGCTGACTGGAAGGCAGACAGTACTGAGTCCTTCGAGGAGAGTATCAAGGAGCTGGGGGATAAATTGGTTGCTGGTCTGAAGGCTTAA